The proteins below come from a single Bombus fervidus isolate BK054 chromosome 15, iyBomFerv1, whole genome shotgun sequence genomic window:
- the LOC139995166 gene encoding protein RRP5 homolog: MCVEQTGEEKIKLEDTDYDNNKDYEQKPRISPCGFFWDGNPNLSLDEDKSSDSEDEVEEKAKFRNKKLSDAERREQGRQKEGEIRQRVEVLANKQLPNSVDRLVLASPDSLIVWLQYMAYHLQRTEIEKPRAIARRAAKTINFREENEILNVWNAWLNLESEFGIPKTLNNVFREAVRSNDSLKIHMSTVPVEAGRQMELEKRISTMIAKFKRIPETWFNCGGGLLKMGLKDRSRHIPQRALQSLPAFECKKYFLQDIPTNSFMK, encoded by the coding sequence ATGTGTGTTGAGCAAACaggagaagaaaagataaaactgGAAGATACGgattacgataataataagGATTACGAACAGAAGCCAAGGATATCTCCGTGTGGATTTTTCTGGGATGGCAACCCTAATTTATCTCTCGATGAGGATAAATCTAGTGATAGTGAAGACGAAGTAGAGGAAAAagcaaaatttagaaataagaaattaagtgACGCTGAACGTCGAGAACAAGGAAGACAGAAGGAAGGCGAAATTCGCCAAAGAGTAGAAGTGCTGGCCAACAAACAGTTACCAAATTCCGTGGACAGATTAGTTTTAGCTAGTCCAGACAGTTTAATAGTATGGTTACAGTATATGGCATATCATTTACAAAGAACAGAAATCGAAAAACCAAGAGCAATTGCAAGAAGAGCGGCGAAAACAATTAACTTTAGAGAggagaatgaaatattaaatgtttggAATGCGTGGTTGAATTTAGAGTCTGAATTTGGGATCCCTAAAACATTGAATAATGTTTTTCGAGAGGCAGTGAGGTCTAACGATTCACTGAAAATTCACATGTCGACTGTTCCTGTCGAGGCTGGCAGGCAGATGGAACTGGAGAAAAGAATATCTACCATGATTGCGAAGTTTAAACGTATTCCTGAGACATGGTTTAATTGTGGAGGAGGATTATTGAAAATGGGTTTGAAGGATAGATCGAGGCATATTCCACAGAGAGCATTGCAATCTTTGCCAGCATTTGAATGTAAGAAGTACTTTCTCCAAGACATTCCTACAAATTCATTTATGAAGTAA